The DNA segment CGTATACACCTGCGTTTGCTTGAAAGTGTCTGAACTATTCATCTTGTCTCTGCACTATGATTAGTAGCCGCTGTTGTTCTGGGTCCAGGCCATAGCCTGAAGTGCTACTCTGTGGTAGAAGCTGACGTGTATTGTCACTTCAAGTTGTGACTCTGACAACTATGGCCACTTCCCTCCCGCCTTCTGGGGACACCCACAGCGACCCTTCCCAAAATGCTTCAGACGCATTTGCGTCCACTTCGGGCACCTCCCCGCATGACTTACAGTATGACCAATCACTCCATCCCAGTATAGCCAGGTATGACGACACCAGCTCAAGTGATGAAGCAGCCTCGGATGGTAGTTTTACTGTACACAAAAGCCGGAAGACCTTACGTAAAGAGAGAAAGTTAAGGGGAGGTAACAATTCTGTCAAGACGACCAATGTCACCCCCACAACGGGAGGGGCACCACGACCCACCCTAGCACCCCGTAAtaaatatgccaggctggcatttCCATCTCACGTTACCAGTGACCAGAGGTACGCCTGGATGAGACGTGACCTTCCTAACCATTTTCCTGACCCCATTGACCTCATAATCCCTAGACACGCCTCGCCCTACATCTACGTAGCCAGGTCCGATGAAGTCACCATCTCGGCCCTACTCCAAGGTCGAGTGGGTGGCATCACATTCAGTAAAGCAGACTCTCCTGAGAGGTCCAGGAGGTACAGAGAGTACCTTGTCACATCCTACCCTCGTGACCTTGACGTCTCCCATGCGAAAGAACTACCAGGTGTGCACAGTGCAAGACGCATCAAGTCTGGAGGCAAGCCACTCAACAGGATTGTCATCGTCTGGGAACATGAGACGCCGCCCCCCAGTCATCACACGTTCCTAGGCCCCTACCAGCCAGCCTGCCCCATAACACCCTGGGCGTCCTCAGCTGTCATGTGTTTTAACTGTCAACACTTTGGTCACGTAGCCAAGCACTGTCAATCTTCAGGCACCTGTGCCTTCTGTGCAGCCAATCATCTCGCTAAAGACTGCCCCAATAAAGACCACGCCCCTGGGACCGATGAAACCACATCCTCAGCCACCAAGCACAAGTGTTCCAGGTGCTTGCGGGAGGGCGTGACCGCCTGGCACAAGGACTGTGTCAGGCGGCCTCCCCCGCACAGCACAGTAAGGCAAttaccagcagctctcaaaccattgtaatgggtgattttaatgctagacacactagcctgggtgacaccaaaacaaacaggaatggcagagtctttgtaaaatacttaagagataataacatgtccgtgttcaactttgactcctctaacgtcacacacctcaggggtggcaggcttgattatgtcattggtcacggtctcattgataatgctgtcggaggatcaattgttcatgaattagttagtgatcattttgccatattcagttcatacactatcaataatgtcaaacccctaagctttgaaaaaaaaataattaatatccctgaaaatttacacatgttcttcaaattccgcatttctgattgatataacacttactgctttactaccgtcaatgcattatatgaggacctggtcactgaagtaaccgctttttatgacaatgttgtaaaatccacaagacccaaacaagtgaggaagggacagaggtggttcactgactcacgccttaagcccctgcatgacagagttttatttctagctgagcagtataaaacagctgacaccctcaacatatttcttaaagccagccgagagttcagagagctaaaggaacaggtgtataaccagcactgggaacagtttctgcaaggcatcaatcatgcaacatcctcatcccaaatgtggaataaaattaaaaagatttctcgtcctagcagtcaacttgatcaccattcacctgtagactatgccgac comes from the Procambarus clarkii isolate CNS0578487 chromosome 25, FALCON_Pclarkii_2.0, whole genome shotgun sequence genome and includes:
- the LOC138368326 gene encoding uncharacterized protein; translated protein: MATSLPPSGDTHSDPSQNASDAFASTSGTSPHDLQYDQSLHPSIARYDDTSSSDEAASDGSFTVHKSRKTLRKERKLRGGNNSVKTTNVTPTTGGAPRPTLAPRNKYARLAFPSHVTSDQRYAWMRRDLPNHFPDPIDLIIPRHASPYIYVARSDEVTISALLQGRVGGITFSKADSPERSRRYREYLVTSYPRDLDVSHAKELPGVHSARRIKSGGKPLNRIVIVWEHETPPPSHHTFLGPYQPACPITPWASSAVMCFNCQHFGHVAKHCQSSGTCAFCAANHLAKDCPNKDHAPGTDETTSSATKHKCSRCLREGVTAWHKDCVRRPPPHSTVRQLPAALKPL